One Diospyros lotus cultivar Yz01 chromosome 1, ASM1463336v1, whole genome shotgun sequence genomic window carries:
- the LOC127811441 gene encoding 60S ribosomal protein L44 gives MVNVPKTKKTYCKSKECRKHTLHKVTQYKKGKDSLAAQGKRRYDRKQSGYGGQTKPVFHKKAKTTKKIVLRLQCQGCKHVSQHPIKRCKHFEIGGDKKGKGTSLF, from the exons ATG GTCAACGTTCCAAAGACCAAGAAGACCTACTGCAAATCCAAGGAGTGTCGGAAGCACACATTGCACAAGGTTACTCAATATAAGAAGGGGAAGGATAGTTTGGCTGCCCAAGGAAAGCGCCGTTATGATCGGAAACAGTCCGGATATGGTGGGCAGACAAAGCCAGTTTTCCACAAAAAG GCTAAGACCACCAAAAAGATTGTGCTAAGGCTGCAGTGCCAGGGGTGCAAACATGTGTCACAGCACCCAATCAAG AGGTGCAAACATTTTGAGATTGGTGGAGATAAGAAGGGCAAGGGCACTTCTCTATTTTGA
- the LOC127811391 gene encoding cucumisin-like isoform X9, whose amino-acid sequence MGRKMTVGLWVLLLHLSLLLLKPEAADSHAPRQAYIVYMGDTPEDGFSTSSLHTSMLQEVLGSNDVSTSLLYSYKKSFSGFAAMLTEDEKMRIAEMDGVVSVFPNEKYQLHTTRSWDFMGFSQQVKRTTIESNIIIGVLDTGIWPESESFVDKGFDPPPSKWKGTCQVSSNFTCNNKVIGARFYRSDGKYAKEDAKSPRDTNGHGTHCASTAAGGAVGMASLMGLGMGTARGGVPAARIAAYKICWSDGCKAADILAAFDDAIADGVDIISISVGRHHPKGYFEDSIAIGAFHAMKNGIFTSASGGNDGPDLATISNVAPWFLSVAASTIDRKFLTKLQLGDNQVYQGISLNTFKMQKKYPMIYAGDAPNTTANFTGSASRYCLRGSLNRDLVKGKIVLCDEISNGETALLAGAAGAVMQVTGLRDFASSFPLPAAVVRDDGGSHIFNYINSTSNPKATIFKSNEANDTLAPYVVSFSSRGPNRVTTDILKPDIAAPGVDILAAWSQASPVTRVKEDRRRVTYNILSGTSMACPHASALAAYIKSFHPSWSPAAIKSAMMTTAFPLSLETSRDAEFAYGSGHMNPLKATNPGLVYDAEPVDYIKLLCGQGYNNTALRLVTGEMTTCSDVGRNGTMWHLNLPSLTLSTMASRPFSQTFKRTVTNVGLPSSTYHARLTNYNSPQALRIRVEPTVLTFTSLGQKLGFLVKVEGAIGATRVSASLVWDDGTHQVRTPIVVYASQILPTSLF is encoded by the exons ATGGGAAGAAAAATGACCGTTGGTTTGTGGGTTCTCCTACTTCACCTCTCCCTCCTACTGCTCAAACCAGAAGCTGCAGATTCTCATGCTCCTCGACAG GCTTACATCGTTTATATGGGGGACACCCCAGAGGATGGATTTTCTACATCTTCTCTCCATACAAGCATGCTGCAAGAGGTTCTTGGCAG CAACGATGTATCGACATCCCTTCTCTATAGCTACAAGAAGAGCTTCAGTGGGTTTGCTGCCATGTTAACTGAGGATGAGAAGATGAGGATTGCTG AGATGGATGGGGTAGTTTCAGTATTCCCCAATGAGAAGTATCAACTTCACACAACACGGTCATGGGACTTTATGGGTTTTTCCCAACAAGTCAAAAGAACAACCATTGAGAGCAACATTATCATTGGAGTTCTCGACACTGGCATTTGGCCGGAGTCCGAGAGCTTCGTCGATAAAGGATTTGACCCGCCGCCAAGCAAATGGAAGGGCACCTGTCAAGTCTCTTCCAATTTCACATGCAATAa TAAAGTTATCGGAGCACGGTTCTACCGGAGCGACGGGAAGTATGCCAAGGAAGACGCAAAGTCTCCGAGGGACACAAACGGCCACGGAACACACTGCGCATCCACAGCAGCCGGAGGCGCAGTTGGCATGGCAAGCTTGATGGGGTTGGGCATGGGAACTGCGAGAGGAGGCGTGCCAGCGGCCCGGATTGCAGCGTACAAAATATGTTGGTCAGACGGCTGCAAAGCCGCGGACATTCTGGCGGCGTTTGACGACGCCATTGCCGATGGTGTTGACATAATCTCCATCTCAGTTGGGAGGCACCATCCAAAAGGTTATTTTGAGGATTCAATAGCAATTGGAGCTTTTCATGCCATGAAGAATGGGATATTTACATCTGCCTCAGGGGGTAACGACGGACCGGACCTTGCCACCATTTCGAATGTAGCTCCTTGGTTTCTTTCAGTTGCTGCTAGCACCATTGACAGGAAGTTCTTGACCAAGCTTCAGCTGGGTGACAATCAAGTCTACCAG GGAATTTCCTTAAACACATTCAAGATGCAGAAAAAATATCCCATGATCTATGCTGGAGATGCTCCAAATACCACAGCAAACTTCACTGGTTCCGCATCCAG GTATTGCCTCAGAGGCTCGTTGAACCGGGACTTGGTGAAGGGTAAAATCGTTCTCTGCGATGAAATCAGTAACGGGGAAACAGCGCTCTTGGCCGGCGCAGCTGGGGCTGTGATGCAAGTGACAGGCTTGAGGGATTTTGCTTCCTCTTTTCCTCTTCCAGCTGCTGTAGTAAGAGATGATGGTGGTAGCCATATTTTCAACTACATCAACTCCACCAG CAATCCAAAGGCAACTATATTCAAGAGCAATGAGGCCAATGATACCCTGGCTCCCTATGTGGTCTCCTTCTCATCCAGGGGTCCAAATCGCGTCACAACTGATATACTCAAA CCGGATATAGCTGCTCCTGGAGTCGACATCCTAGCAGCATGGTCACAGGCTTCACCGGTGACAAGAGTAAAAGAAGACAGAAGAAGAGTAACCTACAACATATTATCCGGGACGTCAATGGCATGCCCACATGCTTCTGCCTTGGCTGCCTACATCAAATCCTTTCACCCTTCATGGTCCCCTGCTGCAATCAAGTCTGCCATGATGACTACTG CCTTTCCCTTGAGCCTGGAAACTAGCCGAGATGCTGAATTTGCGTACGGTTCAGGCCATATGAATCCCCTCAAAGCTACAAACCCTGGCCTTGTATATGATGCAGAACCAGTTGACTACATCAAGCTTTTATGCGGACAGGGCTACAATAACACCGCCTTGCGACTTGTCACCGGCGAGATGACAACTTGCTCGGATGTTGGCAGAAATGGGACAATGTGGCACCTAAACCTTCCATCCCTGACCCTTTCAACCATGGCCTCGAGGCCATTTAGCCAGACATTCAAGAGGACGGTCACAAATGTTGGGCTACCCTCATCCACATATCATGCCAGACTGACTAATTATAATTCTCCACAGGCACTTAGGATCAGAGTCGAACCCACAGTTCTGACATTCACGTCTCTTGGGCAAAAGCTAGGGTTTTTGGTGAAG